The proteins below come from a single Kryptolebias marmoratus isolate JLee-2015 linkage group LG12, ASM164957v2, whole genome shotgun sequence genomic window:
- the LOC108243771 gene encoding telethonin, giving the protein MPVCSMLEKSNGVVVGAELTCSVREENKAKKESYNAEWNSVSLKTQPQDRQTMSMNDDSRRETLSRQWQCRSLIQTCPSGVFRVGTVERGVREHQLLPKRITLPLPIFTPSELGVRLGRGAPHTELDLQPFPTPDGVCPSKRSVDEITRDLPPIKPVLMEFAKAPKILGRSMSQEAQRG; this is encoded by the exons ATGCCTGTCTGTAGCATGCTGGAGAAGAGTAACGGTGTGGTGGTGGGAGCAGAGCTGACCTGCAGCGTCCGGGAGGAGAACAAGGCCAAGAAGGAGAGCTACAACGCTGAGTGGAACAGTGTTAGCCTGAAGACTCAACCTCAAGACAG ACAGACCATGAGCATGAACGATGACTCCCGTAGAGAGACCCTGTCCCGGCAGTGGCAGTGCCGCTCCCTGATCCAGACCTGCCCCTCTGGGGTCTTCAGGGTGGGCACCGTGGAAAGAGGGGTGAGGGAGCACCAGCTGCTGCCCAAGAGAATCACCCTCCCTCTTCCCATCTTCACCCCCTCAGAGCTGGGCGTCCGGCTCGGGCGCGGAGCCCCCCACACGGAGCTGGACCTGCAGCCCTTCCCCACGCCAGACGGAGTCTGTCCCAGCAAGAGGTCCGTGGACGAGATCACCAGAGACCTGCCGCCCATCAAGCCCGTCCTCATGGAGTTCGCCAAAGCGCCCAAAATTCTGGGTCGCTCCATGTCACAGGAAGCCCAGAGAGGCTGA